Genomic window (Aurantimicrobium sp. INA4):
GCTCCGGCTTCTTTTGAAGATGCCGTGGCAACTGCCGCGGTTTGAGATATTCCTCTGGAAGCACGTGCCCAGCCTAACCGACTAGAACAACGCTGAATAGCTTGGCAACGCCCAATTGATGGGCGTCTGGCCAAGCTCTTCAAGAGCATTATTGACTTTGCTGAATGGCCGAGATCCGAAGAATCCTCGCGAAGCAGACAACGGGCTGGGGTGAACAGATTCAATAAGTACTGATTTGTCCAGATAATGCTTTGCAGATATCGCGTCGTTGCCCCATAAGACTGCGACGAGCGACTTATCTTTTCTGTTGTTGAGAGTAGATAAAGCTTGTGCTGTAACTTCTTCCCACCCAATTCCGCGATGAGACCCGGCTGTACCGGATTCAACCGTGAGGACTCTGTTCAGAAGCATGACACCCTGCTCAAACCATGGTGTGAGGTCACCATTGGATGGCTGGGGGCACCCAATATCTTTCTGAAGTTCTGTGAATATGTTCCTCAAGCTTCGAGGCAGTTGGCGTTGTTCTGGTGAAACCGAGAAAGACAACCCAACCGCATCTTCTGGCGTGGGGTAAGGATCTTGACCCAGGATCACAACCTTGACTAAATAAATAGGAATTGTGAACGCTCGCATTACGTTGTGTTGCTTAGGAAAGAACGTTCTACCTTGATCTAGGTCACGTGTAAGTCGTGATTGGATCTCAAGGAGAAGTGGTTGGACAGACTGAAGTGGCTCAACCCAACTCTGATGAATATCCCCTGATTGGGCTAATTCCTCAAGATTGAGGCTGAGAGTCATCTTTGTGTTCTGTTGAATGCCCCGAGTGGGAATTTTGGTGAGCTTGGTGATCAAGACTTCGCTTGTGAACGCTCTGAACTTTCTCTGTGAGATAGGAAATTACGGTGGCCGTCGTAGCACCAACAATGATCATGCCACCAAGCATGAGCAATGAGGCGTAAATGCGGCCAAAGATAGTGACGGGAACCATGTCACCATAACCCACAGTCGTAATGGTTTCGATTGCCCACCAGACTGCATCACCATAGCTGGTAATACTGGCTCCCGGCGCTCTGCGTTCTGCGCCATACACAGCGAGTGACAAGACGTAGATATACATCAATGCAAAGGATGCTGCATAGGCAACCAAACGTGCCCGTACAGAAGACCCCTGCTTTCCTCTAAACCAACGCAGTCGCGATAAATACATCAGAAGAAGGAAAGGTCTCGTGAAGGGGATTGCCATAGAAATGAGATCTATGACGTTGCGCTTGAAGAAGACCCGCTTGTCGTTCGACAGTGTGAGACGAACGAAATAGTCGATGATGAAGGTAACCCAGATAATTCCGAGCATCACGAGGATGTACTTGTCTATTCCCTGAGTAAAGACCTCATCGTTAAGAATGAGCACGGAGTAACCAAGAAGAAAGATAAAGGACAGGAAGATGAAAGGAAGCGTGGTGTATTTCTCCCACGTGATCTCTTTAGGGCTTCGTGTGTCTTCCACCAACATGCCGTCTGCGTTCATTACCAGTGGCTTGGGACTCTTTTCCATAGTTCTAGGCTAGTAAATATGAGCACACAACGGGTCGCGTTATGGGATAACGCCCGTTTTGGTGCCATTGCTTTGATGGTTGCTGGCCACACTCTCACCAAGATGGTGGGAGAAAATGATGCCGCATTTACTCTTTACGTCTTTATCTACGCCTTCCATGTCCCTGTGTTTGTTGCTGTTTCTGGTTACTTCACAAAGGGGACAGCACCAGATGACAACAGAATCAGGTCCGTTTTCACAGACATTCTTGTTCCGTATCTCATCTTTGAAGTCATTTGGTCAGTCGTTCTTTTCCTCTACAACGGCAGCTTCCGTTTGGACGTCACTCGAGCATCTTGGACATTGTGGTTCCTGCTCGCTTTAGCAATCTGGCGCATAATTTTGCCCTATCTGGTCGCATTGAAATATCCCCTGCTGATTAGCATCGTGATTTCCATCGCTGCAGGTTACTTTCCTATTGACCAAACCTTTTCAGCTGCCCGTGTGTTGGGTTTCTTGCCCTTCTTCGTATTCGGCTGGCAGCTGCGCCAATGGAATCTCGGCGAGCGCTGGATGGCGCTACGTTCCCAGTCCGTCATTCGCTGGCGAGTGGCAGCAACCACGTTCATGCTGGCCGTTGCAGTTTCTATTTCGTTGAGCGTTCCGTTTTGGCGTGAAGTGCAGATTCGTAGCTTCATTACTTATGACGCAGGCTATGCGTCATTTGGCTACGACCAGTGGTGGTCCGGCGCTGTGCGTCTTGCCGCCATGGTTGTAGCTGCCGGAATGATTATGGCTTTCCTCATTTTGATTCCTCGCGAACAAACATGGTTTACCCAGTTCGGGCAAGCGACGATGTATGTCTACCTTCTGCACACGTTCGTGCTCTACCCACTGCGTGAAAACGGAGTTCTCGATGGGGAACGTCCCTTCTGGTACATCTTGCTTGCTGTCGTTCTCTCGTTTGGGTTGACCGTTGTGTTGTCTACAAAACCGGTTGTCAAACTGTTCAAACCTCTGGTTCAACCCAACCTCAATTGGCTCTTTGTTACACCCCGTGACGCTTCCCGTTGAGTAGCTTTCCTTCTGGGCGTAACGTCATAGCAAGTTTTGATTACCCAAATAAGGAGCACACCATGAGCGACAACCAAGCCAACTGGAAGTTTGAAACCAAGCAGATTCACTCTGGAGCACAGCCAGACCCAGTGACTAATGCTCGTGCTACCCCGATTTACCAAACCACCTCTTACGTGTTCAACAACGCCGAGCACGCTAAGAACCTCTTTGCTCTGGCAGAGTTTGGAAACATCTATACCCGCATCCAGAACCCCACTCAGGACGTTGTTGAGCAGCGAGTCGCTGCTCTCGAAGGCGGAACCGCAGCGCTTCTTGTCTCTTCTGGTCAGGCCGCAGAGACTTTTGCAGTGCTCAACATTGCCGAAGCTGGTGACCACATTGTGTCTTCAAGCTCTATTTATGGTGGCACCTACAACTTGTTCAAGTACACCCTGGCCAAACTCGGTATCGAAGTTACCTTCGTAGAAAACCAAGATGATGCTGACGAGTGGCGTGCAGCCGTTCGCCCCAACACCAAGCTTTTCTTCGGTGAAACCATTGGTAACCCCCGTATCAACATTTTGGATATTGGACTTGTTTCCAAGGTTGCGCACGAGGCAGGTGTTCCCCTCATCGTGGACAACACAATCGCTACCCCCTACCTGATCCGTCCTCTCGAGCACGGAGCTGACATTGTTGTACACTCCGCAACCAAGTTCCTAGGCGGTCACGGAACAGTCATCGGCGGAATCATTGTTGACGGCGGAAAGTTTGAATGGTCTAAGAACGTTGAGAAGTTCCCTGGCCTGACAGAACCTGACCCCTCTTACCACGGTGCAAGTTACACAACCGTACTTGGCGATTCGATTGCGTACATCATCAAGGCACGTGTCCAGTTGCTGCGTGACCTTGGTTCATCTATTGCTCCTGCAAGCGCATGGCAAATAATCCAAGGAATTGAAACCTTGAGCCTGCGTATTGAACGTCACGTTGAAAATGCGACCGCTATTGCTCAGTGGTTAGAAGCACACCCCCAGGTTGCTTCCGTGAACTACGCAGCATTGCCTTCAAGCCCGTGGTACACCGCAGCAAACCGCTATGCCCCCAAGGGCGTTGGTGCTGTGCTCTCCTTTGAACTCAAGGGAGGAGTTGAAGCAGGTAAGGCATTTGTTGACAACCTAGATCTCTTTAGCCACCTCGCAAATATCGGTGATGTTCGCTCATTGGTGATCCACCCAGCATCTACAACCCACTCACAGCTCACTCCAGAACAGCAGCTAACTACTGGTGTGACTCCAGGATTGGTTCGTTTATCCGTTGGGCTTGAGAATATTGATGACCTCAAAGCAGACCTTCAACAAGGGCTGGATGCAGCGGCTTCGATTTGAGCAGGAACGTATCTTGACGAATCCTCAGCTTAGATTCACCAGCCGTGAATATCCAGAACAAGTCAAAAGCTTGCTAGCGTTACTATCTTGAGGGCTGACATATTCAGCTATCCATAGAGCTGAATTCGAGAGGCAGTCTTGGCTATTTCCACTAGTTTTCGTTTGTGGGCTTCCCTACTTGTAGTTGTGCTTTCAATAGTGGGATTTCAATTGTCAATTCTCACTACATCTATGTTGTTTGTGCTCTGTTTTGTAGTCTTGACTTTTCTTTACGCCAAGAAATTGGGGTTGGTTCTTTCCGGTACTGCAGCATTCCTAATGTTGGGGTCAACTGTTCTTGTTTCAGGACTGCTAGGGACATTTATCCAAACTCAATACGTCCAAACAATTGCAGATTCATTGGGTCTGGTGACTTTTGTCGCAATTGGAATTGAGTTTGCTACTCAATCAAAGGCGATTGTAAAAACAAGTGTCCTAGGTTGGGGAAGAGCTCAAACTATTTCTCTTATTGGGCCTCTCTTTTTTTGCATTTCTTTCCTAGCTTCAAGGTTTTTGCCGCAGGGTAACAAATTTGCCTGGGTTATGAATAATGACGCAGTCAATAACATCCTCATGGTCAGGGACTTAACAAATGACGGCGGCGTACTCATCGGCGATGGAGGAAATCCTGTCCCCTTTACCACTTCCTTACTCTCAATATTTCTGGTTCAGCCAAATACCGACTACGAACAACATGGAAATCTCATGGCTGATGTCCTCGGAATGCAGATGTATTGGCTTTTCACAGGAATTCTTCTCGGGTTAGCTGCTGGTCTGTTGGGAGCAGAGATTTCCCGTCGTCAGAACCTTTCCCAGAAATGGCAGATTCTTTCTGCTGGAGTTGCTTCCTTTGCTACAACAATGTGGTTCATTGTTGGATATCCGATTGAATACGGTTTTCTTAATGCTGCGCTGGGGCTGGCACTTCTATTGGTTGCCACTCTCGCTTTTCAATTCCAGGAAGAGCAGCCTGCTGTAGTTCTTGGTGTTTTATTTCTGTCATCTCTACTAATCATTGCTACATGGACGCCAACAGTTATTTTTATTCTTGCGTTCATAGCCATTGTTGTTGTCCGACAGAGAAAAACCATTTTTGTGTCAGATTTATCTGTTCTGTTTACCTGGGGTTTCCCAATGGTCATCACAATAGCTTTTGGCCTAGTAATTACTATCCCAAGTTTTATAAGAACCTCTTCGCTTTTGTCTTCTCCAGGGGGCGTTGAACATATACCGACTGCGATGTTGTGGCTTCTTCCACTCTGCTTGGTATTGATTAGCCTGGTTGTATTTGGACCGAAGTCATCCAAATTTATTGCATACTCCTCTGTTGGTATTGCCCAACTTATTGCAGTGAATGGACTTCTATTTCTCAATCGAAACTTAGAGGACCCTTGGACCTATTACCCATTCAAGATGCTCTGGTTTGGTTCGGCATTTATTTGCCTAATCATCATTCCAATCGTGTTTGTATTCATAAGTAAACAGAAACAAAAAATACTGCGTTACTCTCTTGCTTCGCTCTTTACATTCACCTTGTTGATAGCACTCAACTGGTCGATTCCAAAACCCTCGACATTTGCTTTGAAAGATATATCTTCGATTTTCTTTTCCCCTCAAGGGGAGCTGTTTAATGATGAAGTCGCGACTCAAATGTTTAAGGATGACAACGAATCCCTCGTTGTTTATTGGATTTCGCAACGTGGCGATCAAGCAAGTGCTCTGAATTTTTGGAATATTTCGAATTGGGCCAATTCGTTAAAACCGAATGTTTATGACATTCGATACCTTGCCTACTATTTGCCGCCAACAGACCCAAAACTACTCTGCGACTTGGCTAGTTTGGCCAAAACTGAGCTAAAGGTTGTTTCCTCTGATGAGGATTTACAGTCGGGCTTATACGAATTTTGTCCTGATTTGCCCATTTCTATTTCTCGCGGCTAATTCCCCTGCAATTACTCTAAATTGCTGGGGTAGTCTCTTCACATGGTTGAACCGATGATTGAAGTTGATGACCATGGCCACATCCGGCAGCTGAGACTCAACCGCGCCGAAAAAATGAATGCCGCCAATCGGCAGATGCTCTCCGAGCTTTCTCTTGCCTACGCAGAAGCAGACCGCGACGACAATATCCGCGTCTTAGTTGTCTCTGCCGCGGGCGAGCATTTCACAGCAGGCCTGGATCTTGCAGATGTGTTGGGAACTGCAAATGAGTCAGGTCTTCAGCTCACACCAGCCGGAGGGCTGGACCCCTGGGGGATCACTACCCAGCCCATTTCAAAACCTGTTGTTGTGGCAGTTCAAGGAACTTGTCTCACTCTCGGTGTTGAGCTCATTTTGGCATCTGAGCTTTCTGTTGCTGATGAGACAACAGTTTTTGGGCAGCTGGAAGTCACGCGCGGAATCATGCCTTTTGGCGGTGCTACCACCCGCTTCCCAGCCCGGGTAGGGTGGGCCTACGCATCTCGATATTTGCTAACTGGTGAAACGTTCAACGCAGAGGAAGCACTTCGTATTGGCCTCATCAATGAAGTAGTCCCTCGCGGAACACAGGTCGAGCGAGCAATGGAGCTTGCTGGACTGATTGCCGATCAGGCTCCCCTTGCTGTTCAAGCAACACTGAGGAATGCGCGAATGGCGCGAGCAGCAATTGAAATAGAAGCTTTGGGTGCATTGCCCCAGGAATTAGCCGGACTTCTCTCTAGCGAGGATTTCAAAGCGGGTGTTGCCTCCTTTGCGACGAGGTCAAAGCCCACGTTCTCAGGCAAGTAGGCTTAATGAACTATGGATTGGCAAGATTCCGCCGATAACCTGCCCTCAGGATTCATCACTGACGAGCAGGTTCGCTCTGTTGCCGGAAAACCTCCCGTCACAGGTGCTTGGCGCGATGGCGATGCACCTGGAAACCGACAGTTTGCCAATCTAGGCCCGTTTGATTTTGAATGTGGGGGCTCTCTTCCTCACGTTCGTATTGCCTACGAAACATGGGGAACCCTCAACGAAGATAAAGACAATGCAGTCCTGGTTCTCCATGCTCTCACCGGAGACAGCCATGTTGTGGGGCCCGCCGGAGGCGGTCACACCACAGCTGGCTGGTGGAATGAGGTTGTTGGCCCAGGTCTTGCCATCGACACCGATAGGTGGTTTGTCGTTGCACCCAATGTTTTGGGAGGCTGCCAAGGTTCTACCGGTCCAGCATCACTTGCACCGGACGGATACGAATGGGGCTCTCGTTTCCCCTACACAACAATCCGTGACCAAGCACGTGCCCAAGCGCTGTTCTCTGACGTGATTGGCATAGACAAGTGGGCTGCTGTTATTGGTGGCTCCATGGGCGGTATGCATGCACTCGAATGGGGTGCAATGTTCCCCGAGCGCGTCGAGCGCTTGGCGGTGCTTGCCGCACCACCAGCAACAAGCGCTGATGAGATTGCATTGAACACAGTTCAGATAGAAGCGATCATGCTAGATCCAGCTTTTCGTGCAGGTCACTATTACGAGGCTGCGGATGGTGTGGGCCCATATCGGGGCCTGGCACTGGCGCGCAGAATTTCCTTCCAGAACTTTCGCACACCCGCTGAGCTCAATGAACGCTTTGATCGTTCCTCTCAAAGCGACATCAGTCCTTTAGGTAAGGGTGGTCGTTTTGCTGTGGCCAGCTATCTAGACTTCCATGGCAACAAATTCACTCGCCGCTTTGATGCGAACAGCTATGTCACTCTCGTCGAAGCCATGAACTCACACGATTTGGGTCGTAATCGAGAAAGTATTGAATCAGTGCTGGAATCGATCACGATTCCCACACTGATTATTGGTATCGACAGTGACCGTTTCTTCCCCTTGGCTGGCCAACAACGACTTGCTTCCCACATCCCCGGAAACATCAATGGCGATGTGCCTGCTCTATTGAAATCAGACTTTGGTCACGATGCATTCTTGATCGAATCCGATTTTGTGGGTGAACAACTCAGCAGGCTTCTTGCAACCTAAGTTTAGGTTTACAGCTTCGAGGTAAAGCCCCTGAGCCATGCTGTGAATTCGCTACCCAGATCATCTCTCTCACTTGCGAGCTCGACAATTGTCTTGAGATAAGAAAGTCGGTCACCGGTATCAAAACGGCGGCCTTCAAAAACCAGTCCAATAACTGGTCCTGCTAATTCTGGGTGAGCTGCCATCTCATTCAATGCATCGGTTAGCTGGTATTCCCCGCCCAGACCGGGCTTAAGGTTCCTGAGCACCTCAAAGACGCCTGGTTGTAATACATAACGACCGATCACGGCAAAGTTCGAGGGTGCTGCTTCGGTAGATGGTTTTTCGACCAACTCAGAAACCTCAACAACGTTGTCGTGACGATTTCCAGTTCGAACAATTCCGTACTTGTGAACGTCACTTTCAGGAACTTCCATCAATGCAACAACATTTGCTTGCTGATTGTTGGCAATCTCGATCATGTCTTTGAGGAGAGTGCTGTTTGCTTCAATGAGATCGTCACCGAGAAGCACGGCAAACGGTTCATTGCCCACAAAAGTTTCGGCCTTAGAAATAGCGTGGCCAAGTCCTAATGGGTCTCCCTGACGGACGTAGTGCAAATCAGCAAGACCTGTTGCCTCTGCAACAACACCTAAGCGGTCTTTGTCACCTTTTTCAATAAGCAGGTTTTCAAGTTCGACGGCGCGGTCAAAATGGTTTTCTAAAGCGTTTTTGTGTCGTCCTGTAATCATGAGGACATGTGCAAGACCTGCGCCAACAGCTTCTTCAACAACGTATTGAATTGCTGGCTTATCAACTACAGGCAGCATCTCTTTAGGCAAAGCTTTTGTTGCGGGAAGGAACCTCGTACCTAAGCCTGCTGCAGGAATAACTGCCTTGGTTATGTTGCTCACAATTCCACACTACCTGCGAGGTTGTAAGGCAAGGACGTGGCTTTCGGCTTTGATTCATAAGGAATCCACACCGAAACTGCCAGAAGTACTACTTCCCCAATATTTCGTAGCGTAAGCAAGCTCAATTCAAGAGGTTGAACATTGAGCAGACCCGCATAAAGGTAAGGGTAAAAGCTTTGCGTTAGTGCCGCCAACACAAGGGCAACTACTGCAGGCGCGACGAAGCGTACGCGCTCCATCACTAGCCCGGCAATGATGGGGGCAGCAAGCCACCCAATGTATTGAGGCGAACCAACCTTATTGAAAACAATAAGAACCATTGTGAGCGCAAGTGCGACCGCGGGCAGAACATGGCTGGGATTTGAGCCTTTGTGGTGAAGCAGCATTCCCCAGCCCAAAATTCCCACAAATCCCAGAGCAATAAGGACCGAGGAAAGATCTGCAGCAATGTTTGCTCCTTCACCCGATACCTGAAAGGTCAAAATCACGGTGTCGTAGTAGACGGCATAACCTTCTTGGCCCAGCGCAGCTAGCCAGAGAAAAGGAGTTGCGAGTGGAGCCTCTATTTGCAACCCCCGTGTGGTTTGCTGTCCAAGAAAACTGAACAGGTTACTTGCTCCGCCGAGAATAACTGCAATGGCAACTATCACTCCGGAGGTGACCAACACAGAGATAAAGACTTTTTTTCGGCGATCAACGGCAACCAAGACTGCTGCGATAAGAGCCGCTGGAGAAACTTTGATCCACGTAGCGATAGTGAGTAAAGCGCCAGCTAAAGCCGGACGTTCTACAGCAGCAAGTAAACCAACAATTGCCAAAGGTGTGATGACTGAATCTAACCGTGCAACTGCAATAGGTCCCAGTAGTAACAAGAATGCGAGCCACCACCACGCAGCCACGCGCTGCACCTTGTTTCGAGTACTTCCCCTTGCTGAATACAGCAAATATGCGAAGGCGACGGCATTCAAACCAGTTACGAGTACTACCCAGCCCAGGGCATAAGAACCCTGCCCGGCAAGAAGTGGCAGCAATATGGGAACCAAGGCCAAAACGGGATAAACCCACACTGTGTCAATTCCAATAGTTCCTGCGCCTTGAGCAGCTTGTGCAGCCCACATCTCATAGACGAAGGAGACATCTCCGTACGGGACTGCCTCAGCAACATAGCCTTGCCAGCCCAGCCACACACTGACCAAAACAAAAGCTGCCCACAACAAAAGTGAGCTCCCCCAGATTCGTGGCTTCATAACTATGAAGTACTGCCCTGTGTTATGAGTTCGTGAACAACAAGTGATACCTGATCAGCAATTTCTAGCGCAGGAAATGGACCCTGCTGTGCAGCACGAAGTCCTGCTTGACTATGAAGATAAACACCCGTAGCTGCATACTCAGCTAGCTCCGTGAGATGCGGAACTCGATTGTGACTATGCGTAGCAATAATGGCGGCAATAATTCCAGCTAGAACGTCACCTGTTCCTGCTGTGGCTAACCACGTTGTTGGTGCTGTCACCCGAGTGATAAACCTGCCACCGGATTCGTGCTCAGGTGCAGCAATGATCGTTTCGAAGCCTTTGAGCACGACCACGACACCGAGTTCATCAGCTGCCCGTGGAGCCCAGTCCTCGTTGGGGTCTTCGCCTTGAGGAATGAGACGTTCCAGTTCGCCCTCATGGGGAGTAATGACCGCTGGCGCAGATACTTTGTCCAATAAAGCCAATCCACCAGCATCCACGACCACGGGTTGCAACCCTAAACATGCACGAGAAAGATCTGGCAATTCTGGATTGAAATATGGGTCTGCCTCCATGCCAGAGCCAACGAGCCAGGCATCGACGGCCCCAGAAAC
Coding sequences:
- a CDS encoding uracil-DNA glycosylase, which gives rise to MTLSLNLEELAQSGDIHQSWVEPLQSVQPLLLEIQSRLTRDLDQGRTFFPKQHNVMRAFTIPIYLVKVVILGQDPYPTPEDAVGLSFSVSPEQRQLPRSLRNIFTELQKDIGCPQPSNGDLTPWFEQGVMLLNRVLTVESGTAGSHRGIGWEEVTAQALSTLNNRKDKSLVAVLWGNDAISAKHYLDKSVLIESVHPSPLSASRGFFGSRPFSKVNNALEELGQTPINWALPSYSALF
- a CDS encoding potassium channel family protein, coding for MEKSPKPLVMNADGMLVEDTRSPKEITWEKYTTLPFIFLSFIFLLGYSVLILNDEVFTQGIDKYILVMLGIIWVTFIIDYFVRLTLSNDKRVFFKRNVIDLISMAIPFTRPFLLLMYLSRLRWFRGKQGSSVRARLVAYAASFALMYIYVLSLAVYGAERRAPGASITSYGDAVWWAIETITTVGYGDMVPVTIFGRIYASLLMLGGMIIVGATTATVISYLTEKVQSVHKRSLDHQAHQNSHSGHSTEHKDDSQPQS
- a CDS encoding acyltransferase family protein: MSTQRVALWDNARFGAIALMVAGHTLTKMVGENDAAFTLYVFIYAFHVPVFVAVSGYFTKGTAPDDNRIRSVFTDILVPYLIFEVIWSVVLFLYNGSFRLDVTRASWTLWFLLALAIWRIILPYLVALKYPLLISIVISIAAGYFPIDQTFSAARVLGFLPFFVFGWQLRQWNLGERWMALRSQSVIRWRVAATTFMLAVAVSISLSVPFWREVQIRSFITYDAGYASFGYDQWWSGAVRLAAMVVAAGMIMAFLILIPREQTWFTQFGQATMYVYLLHTFVLYPLRENGVLDGERPFWYILLAVVLSFGLTVVLSTKPVVKLFKPLVQPNLNWLFVTPRDASR
- a CDS encoding bifunctional o-acetylhomoserine/o-acetylserine sulfhydrylase — its product is MSDNQANWKFETKQIHSGAQPDPVTNARATPIYQTTSYVFNNAEHAKNLFALAEFGNIYTRIQNPTQDVVEQRVAALEGGTAALLVSSGQAAETFAVLNIAEAGDHIVSSSSIYGGTYNLFKYTLAKLGIEVTFVENQDDADEWRAAVRPNTKLFFGETIGNPRINILDIGLVSKVAHEAGVPLIVDNTIATPYLIRPLEHGADIVVHSATKFLGGHGTVIGGIIVDGGKFEWSKNVEKFPGLTEPDPSYHGASYTTVLGDSIAYIIKARVQLLRDLGSSIAPASAWQIIQGIETLSLRIERHVENATAIAQWLEAHPQVASVNYAALPSSPWYTAANRYAPKGVGAVLSFELKGGVEAGKAFVDNLDLFSHLANIGDVRSLVIHPASTTHSQLTPEQQLTTGVTPGLVRLSVGLENIDDLKADLQQGLDAAASI
- a CDS encoding crotonase/enoyl-CoA hydratase family protein, coding for MVEPMIEVDDHGHIRQLRLNRAEKMNAANRQMLSELSLAYAEADRDDNIRVLVVSAAGEHFTAGLDLADVLGTANESGLQLTPAGGLDPWGITTQPISKPVVVAVQGTCLTLGVELILASELSVADETTVFGQLEVTRGIMPFGGATTRFPARVGWAYASRYLLTGETFNAEEALRIGLINEVVPRGTQVERAMELAGLIADQAPLAVQATLRNARMARAAIEIEALGALPQELAGLLSSEDFKAGVASFATRSKPTFSGK
- a CDS encoding homoserine O-acetyltransferase, translated to MDWQDSADNLPSGFITDEQVRSVAGKPPVTGAWRDGDAPGNRQFANLGPFDFECGGSLPHVRIAYETWGTLNEDKDNAVLVLHALTGDSHVVGPAGGGHTTAGWWNEVVGPGLAIDTDRWFVVAPNVLGGCQGSTGPASLAPDGYEWGSRFPYTTIRDQARAQALFSDVIGIDKWAAVIGGSMGGMHALEWGAMFPERVERLAVLAAPPATSADEIALNTVQIEAIMLDPAFRAGHYYEAADGVGPYRGLALARRISFQNFRTPAELNERFDRSSQSDISPLGKGGRFAVASYLDFHGNKFTRRFDANSYVTLVEAMNSHDLGRNRESIESVLESITIPTLIIGIDSDRFFPLAGQQRLASHIPGNINGDVPALLKSDFGHDAFLIESDFVGEQLSRLLAT
- the galU gene encoding UTP--glucose-1-phosphate uridylyltransferase GalU, which gives rise to MVSNITKAVIPAAGLGTRFLPATKALPKEMLPVVDKPAIQYVVEEAVGAGLAHVLMITGRHKNALENHFDRAVELENLLIEKGDKDRLGVVAEATGLADLHYVRQGDPLGLGHAISKAETFVGNEPFAVLLGDDLIEANSTLLKDMIEIANNQQANVVALMEVPESDVHKYGIVRTGNRHDNVVEVSELVEKPSTEAAPSNFAVIGRYVLQPGVFEVLRNLKPGLGGEYQLTDALNEMAAHPELAGPVIGLVFEGRRFDTGDRLSYLKTIVELASERDDLGSEFTAWLRGFTSKL
- a CDS encoding glycosyltransferase 87 family protein, with translation MKPRIWGSSLLLWAAFVLVSVWLGWQGYVAEAVPYGDVSFVYEMWAAQAAQGAGTIGIDTVWVYPVLALVPILLPLLAGQGSYALGWVVLVTGLNAVAFAYLLYSARGSTRNKVQRVAAWWWLAFLLLLGPIAVARLDSVITPLAIVGLLAAVERPALAGALLTIATWIKVSPAALIAAVLVAVDRRKKVFISVLVTSGVIVAIAVILGGASNLFSFLGQQTTRGLQIEAPLATPFLWLAALGQEGYAVYYDTVILTFQVSGEGANIAADLSSVLIALGFVGILGWGMLLHHKGSNPSHVLPAVALALTMVLIVFNKVGSPQYIGWLAAPIIAGLVMERVRFVAPAVVALVLAALTQSFYPYLYAGLLNVQPLELSLLTLRNIGEVVLLAVSVWIPYESKPKATSLPYNLAGSVEL
- a CDS encoding ADP/ATP-dependent (S)-NAD(P)H-hydrate dehydratase produces the protein MEHIGEWGAAEAAAHIRIPTPQDNKYSHGVLGVVTGSATYPGAAVLGVEAAHRTGIGMVRFLGEKEPASLVLARRPETVTVSGAVDAWLVGSGMEADPYFNPELPDLSRACLGLQPVVVDAGGLALLDKVSAPAVITPHEGELERLIPQGEDPNEDWAPRAADELGVVVVLKGFETIIAAPEHESGGRFITRVTAPTTWLATAGTGDVLAGIIAAIIATHSHNRVPHLTELAEYAATGVYLHSQAGLRAAQQGPFPALEIADQVSLVVHELITQGSTS